The Sporosarcina luteola genome contains a region encoding:
- a CDS encoding branched-chain amino acid aminotransferase produces MTNSVIEVENTLNPKTKPAFDQLSFGTIFTDHMFTMDYSEGQGWRDPKIVPYEPILLDPAAMVFHYGQTVFEGLKAYVTDDEEVLLFRPEENMKRLNRSNERLCIPAFDEELALSGLRKLIQVDKDWIPNIEGTSLYIRPFIFATQPYLGVAPSKTYRFMIILSPVGAYYKEGINPVKIAVESEFVRAVTGGTGSAKTAGNYAGAMKAQEVAEAKGYSQVLWLDGKEHRYIEEVGAMNVFFKLNGEVVTPELNGSILEGITRKSVIELLQHWDIPITERKISMEELYEAYQSGILEEAFGTGTAAVISPIGELYWNEKKITVNNGEIGDLAQRVYDTMTGIQTGRAEDPFGWRMTVDVETVK; encoded by the coding sequence ATGACCAATTCAGTAATCGAAGTTGAAAATACTTTGAATCCGAAAACGAAGCCGGCATTCGATCAGCTTTCCTTCGGGACGATATTTACCGACCATATGTTTACGATGGATTATTCGGAAGGGCAAGGCTGGCGCGATCCGAAAATTGTTCCGTATGAACCGATCTTGCTCGATCCTGCGGCAATGGTATTCCATTACGGCCAAACAGTGTTCGAAGGACTGAAGGCATATGTGACGGATGATGAAGAAGTGCTCCTTTTCCGACCCGAAGAGAATATGAAAAGATTAAACCGTTCGAATGAAAGGCTTTGCATTCCGGCTTTCGATGAAGAACTCGCTCTTTCCGGTCTTCGAAAACTGATCCAAGTTGATAAAGACTGGATTCCCAATATTGAAGGGACATCTCTTTATATCCGGCCATTCATCTTTGCGACGCAACCGTATCTTGGTGTCGCTCCATCGAAAACGTACCGCTTCATGATCATTCTTTCGCCGGTCGGTGCCTATTATAAAGAAGGCATCAACCCAGTCAAGATTGCTGTCGAATCCGAATTCGTCCGTGCGGTAACAGGTGGGACAGGCAGTGCGAAAACAGCAGGGAACTACGCAGGCGCGATGAAAGCGCAGGAAGTGGCGGAAGCTAAAGGCTATTCGCAAGTGCTATGGCTCGATGGAAAGGAACATCGATACATCGAGGAAGTCGGTGCGATGAACGTCTTCTTCAAGTTGAACGGGGAAGTGGTCACACCTGAGCTCAATGGAAGCATTCTGGAAGGAATCACACGAAAATCCGTCATCGAATTGCTGCAGCATTGGGACATTCCTATTACCGAACGTAAGATTTCCATGGAAGAGCTTTACGAAGCATATCAGTCGGGGATCTTGGAAGAAGCGTTCGGCACGGGAACTGCGGCGGTCATCTCTCCAATCGGTGAGCTTTATTGGAACGAAAAGAAAATCACTGTCAATAACGGAGAGATCGGCGACTTGGCACAAAGAGTCTATGACACGATGACGGGCATCCAGACCGGAAGAGCGGAAGACCCGTTCGGATGGCGGATGACAGTTGACGTTGAAACAGTAAAGTAA
- a CDS encoding transcription repressor NadR — MTGTEKMPGEERRQLILETLQKAENPMTGKELGELTNVSRQVIVGDITLLKAKKVPILATSQGYIYMHASVGPEKIEKVLVCHHTPEQTEEELNILVDHGLTVKDVKVEHPVYGDLSASIMVANRLEVKEFIKRVNEANAVYLSNLAEGGIHLHTVIADEQHQIDNAEIELKKAGILVE; from the coding sequence TTGACTGGAACTGAGAAAATGCCCGGAGAAGAACGCAGGCAATTGATTTTGGAAACTTTGCAGAAAGCCGAAAACCCGATGACAGGCAAAGAGCTTGGTGAACTGACAAATGTCAGCCGCCAAGTCATCGTCGGAGATATTACATTATTAAAAGCGAAGAAGGTACCGATCCTTGCTACGAGTCAAGGGTACATATATATGCACGCCTCTGTTGGACCGGAGAAAATTGAGAAAGTACTCGTCTGCCATCATACACCGGAACAGACCGAGGAGGAGTTGAACATCCTCGTCGATCACGGCTTGACTGTGAAAGATGTAAAAGTCGAGCACCCTGTCTATGGAGATTTGAGTGCTTCCATCATGGTGGCGAATCGGCTGGAAGTGAAGGAATTTATAAAGCGAGTCAACGAAGCCAATGCGGTATACCTTTCCAATCTAGCTGAGGGAGGCATCCATCTCCATACGGTTATCGCCGACGAACAACATCAAATCGATAATGCCGAAATCGAATTGAAAAAAGCTGGTATCCTCGTGGAATGA
- a CDS encoding PQQ-dependent sugar dehydrogenase → MREVKVGLRPIVQNINLPTVLKTTVLPGDTVERLFIATQIGEIYYIGNGDIRTFLDIRPRVLKLGAAGGGYDERGLLGLAFHPSFYYNGLFYLHYSVAGTQGPGALPQSEAARPARNALPEFFNPNPCDPSTLNLRWVNRETQYDHIDTVEEWIIQPNGQPQKRRTLLNLRRPFFNHNGVNSLNFSPETGKLVLTTGDGGSGYDPFNLSQNDMEIAGKIIEIDVTKNTFINNPPVVTRFNELPVSIQETLTVIAKGVRNIPGISYQRVYNQYIKYVGNVGQDLVESIFSFVQYKPIPVTQLIQASLLKSQPDQEGFINFGWRGWEGAFPTSIIRGCSANPTLDEKTIAYYNDAVETSFKRLQPLTSYFHQDPRPDKFGGTALTGVQAYTGNGIPDLTGSVVFTDIARDEASQLPGRGVLAYTRVRTDGKLNDFSVIQTDYNFGSQSAYYVSLGTNLNKTKLYLGVYGSMNVTDYNKGTIFEIVP, encoded by the coding sequence ATAAGAGAAGTTAAGGTTGGTTTACGGCCCATAGTACAAAACATAAACTTACCTACTGTTTTGAAAACAACAGTACTTCCGGGTGACACAGTCGAAAGATTATTTATTGCAACCCAGATAGGAGAAATCTATTACATAGGAAACGGAGATATAAGAACTTTTTTAGATATTCGTCCGCGAGTCTTAAAACTAGGTGCTGCTGGTGGAGGTTATGACGAACGGGGATTGCTTGGTCTAGCGTTTCATCCCAGTTTTTATTATAACGGTTTGTTTTATCTTCATTATTCAGTAGCTGGAACACAAGGACCAGGTGCTCTACCTCAGTCAGAAGCTGCAAGACCTGCTCGTAATGCTCTTCCTGAATTTTTTAATCCTAATCCGTGTGACCCTAGTACCTTAAACCTTAGGTGGGTAAATAGAGAAACGCAATATGATCATATTGATACAGTTGAAGAATGGATTATACAACCAAATGGTCAACCTCAAAAACGGCGGACGTTACTTAATTTAAGAAGACCATTTTTTAATCATAACGGTGTCAACAGCTTAAACTTTTCACCTGAAACAGGAAAACTTGTGTTAACAACCGGAGATGGTGGATCTGGCTATGATCCATTTAACTTAAGTCAGAACGATATGGAAATAGCGGGTAAAATAATTGAAATTGATGTAACTAAGAATACATTTATCAATAATCCACCCGTAGTCACACGTTTTAATGAACTTCCAGTAAGCATTCAGGAAACACTAACTGTAATTGCTAAAGGTGTTCGAAATATACCAGGCATTTCATATCAACGGGTTTACAATCAATATATCAAGTATGTGGGAAATGTCGGCCAGGATTTAGTAGAGTCAATTTTTTCATTCGTTCAATATAAACCAATACCGGTTACTCAGCTCATTCAAGCTTCTTTACTAAAATCTCAACCTGACCAGGAAGGATTTATTAACTTTGGCTGGCGTGGGTGGGAAGGTGCTTTTCCTACTTCAATAATAAGGGGTTGCTCTGCAAATCCGACTTTGGATGAGAAAACAATTGCTTATTACAATGATGCAGTAGAAACCTCATTCAAGCGTCTTCAGCCTTTAACTAGTTATTTTCATCAAGATCCCCGACCCGATAAGTTTGGAGGAACTGCGCTTACAGGAGTGCAAGCCTACACGGGGAATGGAATACCCGATTTAACAGGAAGTGTTGTGTTTACCGATATCGCCCGGGACGAGGCATCCCAACTTCCGGGGAGAGGGGTTTTAGCTTATACGAGGGTAAGAACAGATGGTAAACTAAATGATTTTAGTGTTATACAAACTGATTATAATTTCGGTTCTCAATCAGCTTATTATGTTAGTTTAGGAACAAATCTAAATAAAACCAAGCTTTATTTAGGGGTTTATGGCTCTATGAATGTGACTGACTACAACAAAGGAACCATCTTTGAAATTGTTCCATGA
- a CDS encoding YmaF family protein — protein sequence MEIPVSGFMYHSDDSDPVHSHQLFITQWDGRPVPAHVHEFRGVTSFDVGHNHRYAGTTEPAPSGVPHTHRYFTFTSVDDRHRHEIHGVTGPAIPLPNGGHYHEFSGFTTVNGANPHRHSYSGRTSL from the coding sequence TTGGAAATACCGGTTTCTGGATTCATGTATCATTCAGATGATTCTGACCCTGTGCATTCCCATCAGCTTTTTATTACTCAATGGGATGGAAGACCCGTACCTGCGCATGTCCACGAATTTAGAGGTGTCACTTCTTTCGATGTAGGACATAATCACAGATATGCCGGAACTACTGAACCAGCCCCAAGTGGTGTACCACACACTCATAGATACTTTACTTTTACATCAGTCGATGATCGACATCGACATGAGATTCATGGAGTTACTGGTCCAGCTATTCCCCTACCTAACGGCGGTCATTATCATGAATTTAGTGGTTTTACTACTGTAAATGGTGCTAATCCCCATAGGCACAGTTATAGTGGAAGAACAAGTTTATAA
- a CDS encoding HD domain-containing protein, which produces MEKIIERCTEQVIDIYRQFDASHDYDHILRVMKSAEAIARTMPVANLTVIRLAVLLHDIDDPKYKEIGNVTPLELLRSAGAADELTAKVLKTIRSVSFNGGNEEEIVSIEGAIVRDADRLDAIGAIGIARTFAFGGARGRKLYDADEIARTEMSEDDYRSRNTASVTHFYEKLLLLKDLMVTEEGKRLAEERHAFMIDFLEQLKAETGFDGNGK; this is translated from the coding sequence ATGGAAAAAATCATTGAAAGATGCACAGAGCAAGTGATTGATATCTATAGGCAGTTTGATGCGAGCCATGATTATGATCACATTTTACGGGTCATGAAAAGCGCTGAAGCTATTGCACGGACAATGCCTGTAGCGAATTTGACAGTCATCAGGCTTGCTGTCCTGTTGCATGATATCGATGATCCGAAATATAAAGAGATCGGAAACGTGACCCCACTGGAGCTGTTGCGGTCTGCTGGTGCAGCTGATGAATTGACAGCGAAGGTTCTTAAAACGATCAGAAGCGTTTCGTTCAATGGCGGCAACGAAGAAGAGATTGTTTCAATTGAAGGTGCGATTGTTAGGGATGCGGATCGCCTCGACGCAATCGGCGCAATAGGTATTGCCCGGACGTTCGCTTTTGGAGGGGCGAGGGGAAGGAAATTATACGATGCGGATGAAATCGCGAGGACAGAAATGTCCGAGGATGATTACCGTTCCAGGAACACGGCTTCCGTCACGCATTTTTATGAGAAGCTGCTTTTATTGAAAGATTTGATGGTGACCGAGGAAGGAAAGCGTCTTGCCGAGGAGCGCCACGCCTTCATGATTGATTTCTTGGAACAATTGAAGGCGGAAACCGGTTTTGATGGAAACGGCAAATAA
- a CDS encoding cold-shock protein, protein MYQGKVKWFSNEKGYGFIETDNGEDVFVHYTGIMSEGFKTLNEGQTVSFEIIEGNRGPQAANVLTIT, encoded by the coding sequence ATGTACCAAGGTAAAGTAAAATGGTTCAGCAATGAAAAAGGTTATGGCTTCATTGAAACGGATAACGGTGAAGACGTGTTTGTCCACTATACTGGCATTATGTCAGAAGGATTCAAGACATTGAATGAAGGCCAGACCGTATCCTTCGAAATCATAGAAGGTAACCGCGGACCCCAAGCGGCAAATGTCTTGACTATAACATGA
- a CDS encoding zinc-finger domain-containing protein, with protein sequence MDKLTVMNEINEVLDTYCEGCFVKRQQAKDIGKTGAHLFCIQTCTIGEQLQFLGNEMNKLTK encoded by the coding sequence ATGGATAAATTGACAGTCATGAATGAAATCAATGAAGTGCTTGATACGTATTGTGAAGGATGTTTTGTCAAAAGGCAACAAGCGAAGGACATCGGGAAAACAGGGGCGCATCTGTTTTGCATTCAAACGTGCACAATCGGGGAACAACTTCAATTTTTAGGGAATGAAATGAATAAATTGACAAAATAA
- a CDS encoding ribonuclease HI family protein gives MIELYVDGASAGNPGKSGIGIYIKGEGKIVKFSEPIEPTNNHTAEFIALLRGIEEAAKLTTGIVSARSDSKAVVSAVENEFVKNELHKDYLNKILSIAKTFDYFFIKWISDTENRAADALAREAIHKQGKKDGEE, from the coding sequence ATGATCGAATTGTACGTTGATGGCGCCAGTGCCGGAAATCCAGGCAAGAGCGGCATCGGGATATACATCAAAGGTGAAGGAAAGATTGTCAAATTCTCCGAACCAATCGAGCCGACGAACAATCATACAGCAGAGTTCATAGCCCTTCTTCGCGGAATAGAGGAGGCCGCAAAACTGACAACGGGAATCGTCTCGGCACGCTCTGATTCCAAAGCTGTCGTCTCGGCTGTGGAAAATGAGTTTGTGAAAAACGAATTACATAAGGACTATTTGAATAAAATCCTATCCATTGCCAAAACGTTCGATTACTTTTTCATCAAATGGATATCGGATACAGAAAATCGCGCCGCGGACGCACTTGCCCGGGAAGCGATCCATAAACAAGGGAAAAAGGACGGGGAAGAATAA
- a CDS encoding metallophosphoesterase family protein: MKMQYAIIGDVHSSKEDLSDVLSHIKERAPGAVLIGTGDLFECTISKRFVNERTFASLEEVMLIPKGFVELLTFPSVKGNQEERILFITETDDPLLGMLSAMPDRIELGEAEVIHGHQWKWGGEPWSLLEAEVSKNLTFYGHSHRSGLLRNGTEEEAILFDHPYDVNDGQTLVNVGAVVSDKEWLLYDNMQDTVTFMKAR; encoded by the coding sequence ATGAAAATGCAATATGCAATTATAGGGGATGTTCATTCCTCAAAAGAGGATTTATCGGACGTCCTGTCCCATATTAAAGAACGGGCACCCGGAGCTGTTTTGATCGGCACCGGGGATCTGTTCGAATGTACGATCAGCAAGCGCTTTGTGAATGAACGCACGTTTGCAAGCCTTGAAGAAGTAATGCTTATACCCAAAGGTTTTGTAGAGCTGCTAACTTTCCCATCAGTAAAAGGGAATCAGGAAGAACGAATTTTGTTCATAACGGAAACGGATGACCCTTTACTTGGAATGTTGTCGGCAATGCCTGACAGAATCGAACTTGGCGAGGCGGAAGTGATCCACGGCCATCAATGGAAGTGGGGCGGTGAACCGTGGTCGTTATTGGAAGCGGAAGTGTCGAAAAACCTTACGTTCTACGGTCATAGCCACCGTTCAGGATTGCTGCGCAATGGAACTGAGGAAGAGGCCATCCTTTTCGATCATCCATATGACGTGAACGATGGCCAAACGCTCGTCAATGTCGGTGCAGTCGTTTCCGATAAGGAATGGTTGCTTTACGACAACATGCAAGACACCGTTACATTCATGAAGGCGAGGTAG
- a CDS encoding sulfurtransferase, translating to MSDVFKSVNELDTKDVKWIDARFSLQDSELGRKKFEEGHIKEALYWHLENDLSDMTKKAGRHPLPAKESLTLLFRKSGLELDDQIFIYDDGGSPFAARAWWILQYGGFKNSFILQEGFEELAAMGVPVSKSTDPSVPSNVVPVWDDSIFATREFVEKTVEGKTGNVLLDARSAERYRGEVEPIDPIAGRIPGALNFDWEQLKKDGSFNLSDTVGEQLSEIVKHDEGIVVYCGSGVTAAPLFAMLKQTGYEHVKLYVGSYSDWISREFVEVAKG from the coding sequence ATGAGTGACGTTTTCAAGTCGGTCAATGAATTGGATACTAAAGATGTAAAATGGATTGATGCACGTTTTTCATTGCAGGACAGTGAATTGGGGAGAAAAAAGTTTGAAGAGGGGCATATTAAAGAGGCGCTCTACTGGCATCTCGAGAATGACCTATCCGATATGACGAAGAAAGCGGGAAGGCATCCATTGCCCGCCAAGGAGTCTTTGACATTATTATTCAGGAAGAGCGGTCTAGAACTCGATGACCAAATATTTATATATGATGACGGCGGCAGCCCTTTTGCGGCAAGGGCTTGGTGGATTCTTCAATACGGGGGATTCAAAAACTCCTTCATTTTACAGGAAGGTTTCGAGGAATTAGCGGCAATGGGGGTTCCTGTATCCAAAAGTACGGATCCGTCTGTACCTTCCAATGTCGTCCCTGTCTGGGATGACAGTATCTTTGCCACACGTGAATTCGTCGAAAAGACGGTAGAAGGGAAAACAGGCAATGTGCTGCTTGATGCACGTTCCGCTGAACGGTATCGCGGAGAAGTCGAACCGATCGACCCGATTGCCGGACGTATTCCCGGGGCATTGAATTTCGACTGGGAGCAGTTGAAAAAAGACGGTTCTTTTAACTTGAGTGATACTGTGGGTGAGCAGCTTTCCGAAATCGTGAAGCATGATGAAGGAATCGTCGTATACTGTGGAAGCGGTGTAACAGCCGCTCCGTTATTTGCGATGCTGAAACAAACTGGCTATGAGCACGTCAAGTTGTATGTAGGAAGTTATAGCGACTGGATTTCAAGGGAATTCGTAGAAGTGGCAAAGGGGTAA